acagaggttgcgataacgtgacttttatttaacgtacaccagaaagcagacaccagaaagcagtgtcgtTCCTTCCTCAATATACAGCCGCACACAACTTGTCGGAACTCGAATTACGATCCCGGTCGAAAGTCACTTCGCTGATATAAACCCAGCTCTAAAACGTTtgttcaactgaacacacacacaaagtctctctaaacaatcctcgaatcattccttcgccaaaatacagttataatggcccaaactacactacttgcattgattattacagaaacacaaacatcgttcaactacaactaaaacatcacaatccaagatacgcacactgacacgtcttcacacttcgaaatcacaccgggtactcttctagcccacgctattattctgactcacgcgcgcacccgttcaaacaatcaaccaataagaaaccagcctccatacacacctacaattagctacaacacacaataatcctagcgggagacacaacttgggtcaggggaagataatagacagggagtaaaagagagggacaacagTACATGAAATCGCCATACGGCTACAAGTCATCTAACAGACATTAGGACCCTAAATTATGTGCACACTTCCAACAGGTTTCCAATTACTTTTATCCCTTATACGTTTTAATATTAGAGTATGTTACGAtcctcagtgtgtgtgtgtgtgtttattaatttgtttgtgtgtgtgtttgtgtgtgcatgtgtgttttgcttcttgttaatcatttaaaaaaaatttctgTTGTTTTCTCTTCGTAGGCATATTCTACCTGAATCAGTTTTGGGGGAGCAGAAAGTCCAAGAAAAGCCTATATCAGACGCAGAGTTTGATTCACACATGGCATCAGGAGATCCCATCTTTATCTATGTTCACGGAAGTGGAGGAACAAGGTACAAAGTAGCTGAGATTTCTTCCATTACATGTGAAActgaaagggagggggggggggggggggttgagaaaATGCAATAGCAAAAATAGTGTAAGTGTCTAAACGTTTTTGTAttcctgtgtgtgtgggcatgtgttagtgtgtgtcacgcgtgtgtgtgtgtgtgttttaagaaagattGTCCAAGACAGCATCAGTTTTTGAGTTTctattaatatatatatattctttttcTTATGCAGAGGACAGTTTACAAGAGTGTACACATACACAGCGCTTCGGGGGGAAAATTGGCATGTCATTGCTTTTGATTTCAGAGGTGAgttggttttcttcttctacAGTGATTTTAATCAAATCATTATTACTCAGCTGTAAGATAAGAAAGATAATTCAATACAGCCTTTCATAAGGGaaccttttgttttgttttttgagagGAAAACTCTTCACATGGGATGGAAAGCTTACAAAGttgacacatttttttctccGACAGACCCGGTCTGTTACTTGTTGAACGTACATTACTTTTCTGTTTTGAGACAAAGAATTATTATCATCACTAACTCTTACTTGATCCCCTTCTTGCACATCAAAAAAAGATATGCATCTTTCTGTTTTGAAAGTTGTAATACATGTATTTATGTTTATCATCTGTGTATGTGTTCATTTACTGTACATCTTGTTcacctcaataacattttttaTGTTCGTTCAGCAAAAGCTTGTTGGTGGTGTGGTGGCGTCTCTGTTGAACTTTAAAATTAACCCATATATATGATAACTGTTTCTGTTGCTATAAGTTTTCTTGAAAATTGTCGTTCTTCTTTGTAGGTTTTGGAGATTCTTCAGGGGAGACAACAGAAGCCAACATGGCAGAAGATACTGTCACTGTTTATAACTGGGTCAAAAAGCACTCAGCTTCTTCACCTGTATTTCTCTGGGGCCACTCTTTAGGCACAGGGTAagtatcttttttttctctttcttcttcttctcaattCATATGGGCTGAAACTAGCTTGTGTTATTTCCACAAGTAGGTTTTACCGTTTGGATGATGACTGTTTTTACCttccatttaggcagccatgcaTATtccagacctgcctacccttacgatttgggcgtaatttactacgatttttatTCCAAACTACGCCACTACGCTTTCCGCGATAGAAATACGATTTTTAAGAAACCGAAAGTACGATTTTTCGCATGAGACATTGGAGAGTCTGCTCATCCTGAAATCAAGATCAGGAACCTTCGGCACCAGGCAGTACAGCCAAGCAGAACTTGGCAGATTTAAGTCATGCTATTACAAGTCTTTGAAAAAGCTCTCTACCTCCAAATAAACTCTATGCTCATTCAGCAAACTCTTGATTACACTAATGGTGGAGCGCTGGTTATGTGCGAGGCTGATTTTTTGAGATGTATGGCCACATGACATATTTTGCTTTCGTCATCCTAGATTGTTTCAATCAGTGTAGTTTCCCAGTGCTGTGTTCTAGGGTCGTTTTGATTGACTTCacaatttgagaaaatcaatgacattttatttttgcgaagcaactgaatatgaacagaaagtgtgcagaagaatgtttgtgtcctgcaagactttatgaacAACTATTTCTCCGTTGGgagaaaaatgaggatgtctaCAGGCAAGGTAGTGTCATATTCTTTATTTTGGGTTCTCCTTTTAGTCACACCCAACGATGGCCGTTACTTTTGGCAATGAAAAACTACTCTTTCTACCACCAGATTACTCTTTTTGGCTGGGCTCATTACTCCTTGTAATTTTTGGGGTATGCAGGTCTGATATTCCGATTTCGAGcaatgcatgcttggtatttttatgtttctataacccaccaaactctgacatggatttgcaggatcttttctgtgcgaaCTTGGTCTTGTGCATGTACActcgaagggagataaggcagtatacatatatatatatagcaggtCTGGGCagagttgacctgggagattgaaaAAATCACCACCCTTAACCAACCAGACGCGGATGGGAATCAAACACTGAACCTTCCGCATGGGAGGCTGACGTGTTAATTATTCACTAGGCCACTGCACCTGTCTATTTTTATTCCTTCCTTCTGGTTTCtgaaaacagtcatacacagaTCATGCATGTCTTGGTCTAAAGAAATAACGGCTACTCACAAACAGCTACTGTCAGGAAACACTAATGTTCAGAATGTTAATTAGTAAGTTCAGTATGGGGTATAGTAAGCTGAGCGTGTTGTACTATATGATTACAAATGTGGTCAAAAGAATATGCTAAACTTGAAACATTTGGCTTTTCAATGGTCATGTATGTTGGTATAAACCAGTATTAACATCAAGAAGTGTTCGCTGTGCAATCCATAAACTACCAACCCTCACGGAGATTATAATTAGAGACATGTGTGTCGCAGTAAAGTTTGTGTTGTTGTGCATTTATACTTCTGTGGATGAATTTTTGAGTTACCGTAATCAGGTTAATTTATGCTTTCAGAAGaggtcttctgtctgtctgtatgtgtgtgtggttggtatatgtgtggttgggttggtatgtgtttgtgtgtctgcgtgcatgtctgcatgtgtgtgtgtttgtgttcatattCAGAGCATTTTTTGTGCAGGGTGGCAACACAAGCTGCAAGACTGTTATCATCCAAACGTGAGTTACTGATCTATGTCCTTGGTACAAAATGCACAACACACAGACTGAAGACTTCAGATGTTACTGgaaattgttgttttggtggtgACGATTAAGATGAGGCTGGTGTTGCTGTGGTTAGTTCTGATAAATAACGTATTTGTGTATTGTTATCTTGCAACGTATGGTTCATATTTTATTTCTTTAGATGATGCCCCTGATGGAATAGTCTTGGAAGGAGCTTTCAATAACATTCATGACCTGTTGGAGGTTGCCTTGATTACAATGGTACGTAAGAAAACTCACATGCACGCACGAACACgtgcaagtacacacacacaggggtaGACAAAAGATAGACATGGACACAGCTGAAGCACAAAAATGTTGAAACATCGAATTGAGACGTCTAGGCCCAGGCTTCACTCTGAACTGATTGACTCActgaaaaggggggagggggggggggggggggggcgggcagGGAAGGTTGGGGAGAGAGATGAGATGAATAAGAgatcgggtgtgtgtgtgtgtgtataagaaaTGTAGGTTCATTTCTCTTTGAACATTTATTttcttcagaaaaaaaatctttgtgtagTCTCTTTTCATTCGGTTTTTAAACTATAATTAAGATACATTAAGCATGCATGTTTGAATTATTTTGGATCAGTTACAAAAAAAGTTGTGTTATGAAGTAATTCTTCAATTTATGGTCTTCTGCAGAACTAAGTAAGTCATATCCCTAAAGCAAATATTTTTTACTCTGTTTCTGTTTCAGCCTTATTGGCCCTTTCCTTTTCTGCTGGACATATTTCAAGATGCATTGAAAAGCAGTGATATTCAATTCAGCTCTGATGAGCAGTAAGTGGtttctttttcgtttttttccTCAAGGCATGGacatgatgggggggggggggggggggggctgtgtgtTTTGGATGGCAGCAGCCAACTCATGCTTAGAGAATTTTTTAAGATTTGTTCATTAGCATAACAGTGAATGTACAATAATGTGAATGGCGGTGAATACAGCTTGACAGCTCTCCAATCCAGCAGCAGTTCACTTGAACTGAATGATGATTTTtaaaaagagtgtgtgtgagtgtctgtgtttgtgcgtgttcacatgtgtctgcatgtgtgtgcaggCATGAAGGTCTactttttgcttgtgtttttgtgtatatTTGTCTATGCTTTATGAAAGTATAATTAAACATAAACattggtgtgtctgtgtttgttagtgtgtgtgtgtgtgtgtgtgtgtgtgtgtgtgtgtgtgtgtgtgtgtgtgtgtgtgtgtgtgtgtgtgtgcagtgtatcTTTGAAGGGTGAGGACAATGTTTCATTTTTGCAGTTTACGCCACGTTCGGTGTCCAACTTTGATCATTCATGCTGAAGATGACAGAATTGTGCCTGTGGAACTTGCCCGCAAAGTATGTTGTTTCTCTGagactctctcccccccccccccccccctccccctcctctctctcacttttgcTATCTCTCCCTCCAAAGCTCTCTTGCactatctttcttttttttttttcttttttttttttttctctcagtctctggaCATGGCCTTTTGTTTGTGCAtcatttcattcattcatttatgcCTTTGACCCCGTCCGGGGCATAGGCCGCCAACAAGAGCTCGCCAGGCACTCCGATCCTGGGCCAATCTCTCCAGTTGTCTCCAGGTGTAGCCGGTGTGTTTCACCTCTGCCTCCAAGTCACGACGCCAGGTGTTTCTTGGCCGGCCTCGTCTCCTCTTGCCCTGCGGGTTCCATGTGAGGGCCTGTTGCGTGATGCTGGTTGTCGTCTTGCGGAGTGTGTGGCCAATCCACCGGAAGCGTCTTTGCAGAATGTCCTGTTCTACGGATAACTGTTTTGTTCGCTGCCAAAGGTCTTTGTTGCTGATGGTGTCAGGCCAGCGAATTCGGAGGATTCTTCTGAGGCAGGTGTTAATGAAGGTCTGGATTTTTCTTGTGATGGCAACTGTAGTTCTCCAGGTTTCGGCTCCATACAGCAAGACTGACTTCACCGTGGTGTTGAAAATCCTGAGCTTGGTGTTGATGCTCAGGTCTGCTGATGCCCATACGTTCTTCAGTTGGAGGAAAGCTGCTCTTGCTTTGCCAATCCGGACTCTAACATCAACGTCCGTGCCACCCTGCTTGTCGACAACGCTTCCGAGATAGGTGAAATTGTCTACCTCTTGCAGTGCTTCACCATTCAGCGTGATGGGGGTCGTGTTGGCTGTTGCGTTGGTCCTAAGGACCTTGCTCTTCCCCTTGTGGATGTTGAGGCCAAATCGAGCGGAGTTGTTGGCCACAGTGCTGGTCTTCTCCTGCATTTGTTGTTGGGTATGGGAAAGAAGGGCCACGTCATCTGCAAAGTCCAGGTCATCCAACTGTGTCCAGAGTGTCCACTGGATTCCGTTCCGTTTCTGGGCTGTGGATGCCTTCATCACCCAGTCAATCACAAGTAGGAACAGGAAAGGCGATAGTAGACATCCTTGTCTCACGCCTGTTCTCACTTGGAAGGCATCTGTTAGTTGACAGCCATGGACTACTCTGCAGGTCAAACCCTCGTATGAGTTCCTGATGATGTTGGTGATCTTTTCTGGCACTCCATGATGTCTCAGCAGTTTCCAGAGGCTTTGTCGGTCAACGCTGTCAAACGCTTTCTCGTAGTCAATAAAGTTGACATAAAGAGACGAGTTCCATTCCTGTGACTGTTCGAGGATGATGCGCAGCGTTGCTATCTGGCCCGTGCATGACCTGTCTTTTCGGAATCCTGCTTGATGGTCCCGCAGCTGAGGATCGACAGCATCTTTCAGTCTGTTCATTAGCACTCGATTGAACACTTTGCCTGGGATAGACAGCAGTGTTATCCCTCTGTAGTTTGAACAGGCGCTCAGGTCTCCTTTCTTGGGCAGTTTGACCCCTCTTTCCATTCTGATGGAACTTGTTTTTCTTCCCAGATCTTAAAGAAAAGGGGATAGAGCATCTCCACGCTGGTCGCCAAATCAGCCTTTAGCGCCTCCGCTGGGATACTGTCAGGTCCTGCCGCCTTGCCGTTTCGCAACTGTTTGATGGCCTGGCTGATCTCCTCTTTTGTCGGCGCGTTGCAGTTGATGAAGAGGTCTCCGTTGGCTGGTGGGATGTCTGGTGGGTCCCGTGGAGCTGGTCTATTTAACAGCTCCTCAAAATGTTCCATCCATCTTTTCCTTTGTCCTGCTTCATCAGATATTGACTTGCCCTCCTTGTCCTTCACAGGTCTCTCAGGCTTGCTGAACTTTCCGGACAGCTTCTTGATGGTGGCATAAAGGTCCCGCATGTTTCCATGGTAGGCGGCTTCCTCTGCTTCTGTTGCCATCGTATCCATGTAGTTTTTCTTGTCGGCCTTGATGCTCTTTTTGACGGTTTTGTTTGCgcttgtgtatttttgtttgtgcaTAATTTTGCATTATTTTCATCAGTGTTTCAGGTGTTTCAGCATTATTATCTGACATTCTCACtgggaaaaaacacacacaaaacaaatgttgcagtaaaaataaacacaagaaTACGAACATATGTATCATCTGAATCCCAGCTTTCACCTGACTGCCTGATTAATCTcagcctcttttttttttttagttgttcAAGTCGGTGGTGTCAGAACCAAGCGTTGATCAGCCCCGCGTCACAATGCATGTGTTTCCTGCTGAGAAGGGATACGGCCATAACCGCCTCAACCAGGCCCCAGATCTTGGCACTGTTGTCAGGTAAGAAATGTAACATGTATTTATGTGCCTGCGTTAGTTGTATGAAAATGCTCTTAGTGTTACTCTCTAACTTGAGACCtccgacctccccccccccctcccccccccccctccccccccccccccctttaactTGCTTTTTCAAATTATCTGTTCTGCAACTTTATGTCCATTGTCCATTGTCAGGCTCCTTCCTTTTTAATCTCTCATTTTCTCATGTGCTTTTGTAGTCTTGAAATGGAGTTTCCTTGTACTATATGTTTATTATACTGAACGTTTGTCTTTTCTGTTGCAGACAGTTTGTGGAAGAATCACAAAAGGATAAAAGAAAAGCATGATAGCATTTTGGACAAAATAATGAGTCCAACctgttagcagaaaagggtctGCTTCagcagtgtgtgtggtgtatgtgtgtgagtcttAGTGTGTGtcctggtgtgtgtatgtgggtgtggatgtgtgatcATTAGCATGGTTGGTGTGTATGCAGTCCTGCAACCTATATTTACTGCATAATTAAAGATGCATTGCAattgtctgtgtatatgtttgtatgtgtgggtgagtgtggaTGTGTGAATATGAGCATGGTTAATGTGTATTTTTGCAAACTGTATTTACAGCATAATTATTTGATGTAttgcaattgtgtgtgtgtgtgtgtgtgtgtgtgtgtgtgtgtgtgtgtgtgtgtgtgtgtgtgtgtgtgtgtgtgtgtgtgtgtgtgtgtgtgtgtgtgtgtgtgtgtgtgtgtgtgtgtgtgacccaaCATACACAGAGTGCAAGCACAACCAGCTTAAGTggaaaaataattgtttttaaagaATAAAGTTCCTGTGTAAAgccaggcacagacacacactcacacacactcaagcatACGCTCatgcacactggcacacacacggacacgcacacacacacacacacacacatctctctctcccccccccccctctctttcttactGTATCTTTCTCTTCCCCCCTCACCCCTCTCTTTCTATATTTCTGTTTGCATGTGCGCTCAGCTGTTTATCCCCCTGGCCTGATTGGGTGTACCAGACAGTCAGTCATACGTCCACACAAAATGTTTCAAGTGTGTTTGCAAGCAATTCTTGGCATCTGTCCAAacatgtttacatttagtcaagattagtcattttgatgacgtcatatccggcttttttgtaaaagttgaggcggcactgtcacactcatttttcaatcaaattgattgaaattttggccaagcaatcttcgatgaaggccggactttggtattgcatttcagcttggaggcttaaaaattaattaatgactttggtcattaaaaatctgaaaattgtaattaaaattatttgtttataaaatgatcttaaattacgttcatcttattcttcatcattttctgattccaaaaatatataaatatgttatattcggattaaaaacaagctctgaaaattaaaaatataaaaattatgattaaaataaaatttccgaaatcgctttaaaaacaatttcatcttattccttgtcggttcctgattccaaaaacatatagatatgatatgtttggattaaaaacacgctcagaaagttaaaacgaacagaggtacaggaaagcgtgctatgcagcacagcgcaaccactaccgcgctaaacaggcttttgcacgagcggcggactacggtcattgtgaaaaaatgcagtgcgttcagtttcattctgtgagttccacagcttgactaaatgtagtaatttcgccttacgcgacttgttgttgatATCGATTCAGCCCATGGTACAaaggaacccccttttaagacccccgctCCCCTCGTTTTAAGATAagcacccttttaagacccccgctCACCTCGTTTTAAGATAATTATAAGCACCCTTTTAAAAACCCATGGTCTTCAGGATGGTTGCTCATAACGTCTTACAATTTTCCTCCACTGTAAGACACCGtccgttttaagacctgataacaacaagaggcgaagccttcaaggctcacgtaagaactagacaaacagtaacacaaactcaatcactccgtcacacatacacaccc
This Littorina saxatilis isolate snail1 linkage group LG17, US_GU_Lsax_2.0, whole genome shotgun sequence DNA region includes the following protein-coding sequences:
- the LOC138953890 gene encoding lysophosphatidylserine lipase ABHD12-like codes for the protein MPTLRMKRTRRCKWCLVFTVIVVYGVIPAVVLLFPGIVSHIVLSYSVPLYFGDLKHPSSAGLDAARYVSVATNTGDTLGLWHILPESVLGEQKVQEKPISDAEFDSHMASGDPIFIYVHGSGGTRGQFTRVYTYTALRGENWHVIAFDFRGFGDSSGETTEANMAEDTVTVYNWVKKHSASSPVFLWGHSLGTGVATQAARLLSSKHDAPDGIVLEGAFNNIHDLLEVALITMPYWPFPFLLDIFQDALKSSDIQFSSDEHLRHVRCPTLIIHAEDDRIVPVELARKLFKSVVSEPSVDQPRVTMHVFPAEKGYGHNRLNQAPDLGTVVRQFVEESQKDKRKA